One window from the genome of Acidobacteriota bacterium encodes:
- a CDS encoding TatD family hydrolase, which produces MFVDSHCHLADEAFLADLPEVVARAHAAGVLQAVCILSADTPEEHARVAAVQAAWPGVIFATAVHPHRAGAYADRVGDAVSAVRDTTMRVGARLLGEMGLDYHYDFAPRTVQQEVFAAQVQLAVELDLPVAIHTREAFDDTIRILDDAGAGRVRGVMHCFTGTAAEARRALDLGFYLSIPGIVTFPKAGALRDVVAGLPLERIVVETDAPYLAPVPHRGKRNEPAFLSETVRQVATLHALGVEVMAEQIQTNFHRLLGAPRVDTPSKPVF; this is translated from the coding sequence ATGTTTGTTGATTCGCACTGTCATCTGGCCGACGAGGCGTTCCTCGCCGACCTGCCGGAGGTGGTGGCCAGGGCGCACGCAGCGGGCGTGCTGCAGGCTGTGTGCATCCTGTCGGCAGACACGCCCGAGGAACACGCGCGGGTGGCGGCGGTTCAGGCCGCGTGGCCGGGCGTGATCTTCGCAACCGCCGTGCATCCGCATCGCGCAGGCGCGTACGCGGACCGGGTCGGCGACGCCGTCTCGGCGGTCCGTGACACCACCATGCGCGTCGGCGCCCGGCTCCTGGGGGAAATGGGCCTCGATTACCACTATGATTTTGCCCCCCGGACCGTGCAGCAGGAGGTATTCGCCGCGCAGGTCCAGCTCGCCGTGGAACTCGACCTGCCTGTGGCGATTCACACGCGAGAGGCCTTCGACGACACCATCCGAATCCTGGACGATGCGGGCGCCGGCCGGGTACGCGGCGTGATGCACTGCTTCACGGGGACGGCCGCGGAAGCGCGACGGGCGCTTGACCTGGGCTTCTACCTGTCCATTCCGGGTATCGTGACCTTCCCGAAGGCGGGGGCGTTGCGTGACGTGGTGGCCGGGCTTCCGCTTGAGAGAATCGTGGTCGAGACCGACGCGCCCTATCTGGCGCCGGTGCCCCATCGGGGCAAACGGAATGAGCCGGCGTTCCTGAGCGAGACCGTTCGGCAGGTTGCCACCCTCCATGCTTTGGGAGTTGAGGTGATGGCCGAGCAGATTCAGACGAATTTCCACCGGCTCCTGGGCGCGCCTCGCGTTGACACTCCCTCGAAACCTGTGTTCTGA
- the radC gene encoding DNA repair protein RadC has translation MTHADLTPFQIPEGPREKLERLGMAAMSDAELLAIVLGHGAAGHSAHRLAVSLLEQAPGLHGLTRMSRDELCRLPGIGAAQAARVLAGIEVGRRTLTRRPASRPQFITAKETAEHLLPRYGAHPVERFGVLLLDTKQRLLRAHVISEGSLDTSLAHPREVFRAAVGSGAACVIVFHNHPSGDPSPSPDDRSLTLRLVKVGVLLGVPLVDHLILADGAYWSFREHGMI, from the coding sequence GTGACCCACGCAGATCTCACCCCGTTCCAGATTCCTGAAGGCCCACGCGAGAAACTGGAACGACTGGGGATGGCCGCGATGTCCGATGCGGAGTTGCTGGCGATTGTGCTGGGACACGGGGCCGCTGGGCACTCGGCGCATCGGCTGGCCGTGTCGCTGCTGGAGCAGGCGCCGGGGCTGCACGGGCTTACCCGGATGTCGCGGGATGAGTTATGCCGGCTGCCCGGAATAGGCGCTGCGCAGGCGGCGCGCGTATTAGCCGGCATTGAAGTGGGCCGGCGGACGCTGACCAGGCGCCCCGCTTCACGGCCCCAGTTCATCACGGCCAAGGAGACGGCCGAGCACCTGTTGCCGCGGTATGGGGCACACCCCGTCGAGCGCTTTGGTGTGTTGCTGCTCGACACCAAACAACGCCTGCTGCGCGCCCACGTGATTTCCGAAGGCTCGCTCGACACCTCACTGGCCCATCCGCGAGAGGTGTTCCGGGCGGCTGTCGGCAGTGGGGCCGCCTGCGTGATCGTGTTTCACAATCACCCGTCAGGCGACCCGTCACCAAGTCCGGACGACCGCTCGCTCACCCTGAGACTGGTGAAAGTCGGCGTACTCTTAGGCGTGCCGCTGGTGGACCACCTGATACTCGCCGATGGGGCGTACTGGTCGTTTCGGGAGCATGGGATGATTTGA
- the dapF gene encoding diaminopimelate epimerase, whose translation MELVKAHAYGNDFLLLPSSDTAPSGDMASLARRVCDRHAGIGADGLMIVVETERGARTRLLNADGSRSEISGNGIRCVAAWLARTRGLEAGSQVVLDTEAGLRTIDVLSVDGTRYSCRAEMGQPEGLRQVPIEVAGQTVTAVVLRVGNPQCVVIGPPEHLTTARLHAIAAGLAVHPFFPEGTNVELATVEEAGRVRILIWERGVGPTEASGTGACAAAVATAMFGGAARRSDVVSPGGTQRVEWTDDGILLTGWAELTGAVQWWGAQ comes from the coding sequence ATGGAACTCGTCAAGGCTCACGCGTACGGAAACGACTTCCTGCTGCTCCCGTCATCCGACACCGCGCCGTCGGGCGACATGGCGTCTCTGGCCCGCCGAGTGTGTGATCGGCACGCCGGCATCGGCGCCGACGGCCTGATGATCGTCGTCGAAACGGAGCGAGGCGCGCGCACCCGTTTGCTGAATGCCGACGGGAGCCGGTCCGAGATCTCCGGGAATGGGATTCGGTGCGTGGCCGCATGGCTCGCTCGCACCAGAGGTCTTGAGGCGGGATCGCAGGTTGTCCTCGACACCGAAGCGGGTCTGCGGACGATCGACGTGCTGTCTGTGGATGGCACACGTTACTCCTGTCGTGCGGAAATGGGGCAGCCCGAGGGGTTGCGCCAGGTACCGATCGAAGTCGCCGGACAGACCGTCACTGCCGTCGTGCTTCGCGTCGGCAACCCGCAATGTGTGGTTATCGGGCCGCCCGAACACCTGACGACCGCGCGCCTGCACGCCATTGCGGCAGGACTCGCCGTTCACCCGTTTTTTCCGGAAGGCACAAACGTCGAACTGGCCACCGTCGAGGAAGCTGGCCGGGTGAGGATCCTGATCTGGGAACGCGGCGTGGGACCAACCGAGGCGTCAGGCACCGGCGCGTGCGCTGCGGCGGTTGCGACGGCGATGTTTGGCGGCGCCGCCCGCCGGTCCGACGTCGTGTCGCCCGGAGGCACGCAGCGGGTGGAGTGGACGGATGACGGAATTCTCCTGACCGGGTGGGCCGAACTGACGGGCGCCGTTCAATGGTGGGGGGCGCAGTGA
- a CDS encoding DASS family sodium-coupled anion symporter, with protein sequence MRQFHKASEVGESFSPAEEQFNRRRRTFGLFAGPALCLGILLLPTPGLSDNAHKLSAILALMVTLWMTEAIPLAATALLGPTLAVLFGIANARTAFASFADPIIFLFIGSFILAEGMFVHRLDRRMAFSALASPWIGSSALRLVVVYATVAAVLSAWMSNTATTAMLFPLGMAVLVELGRGRSHDPAFQRFAMTMMLVTSFAASIGGMATPVGTPPNLIGKGLLLKNAGIDISFAGWMALGVPLVIVMMGTLVAWMLYPAARHVRLSETATASVREELRKLGSMQVGERNVVLAFAVTVLLWTLPGMLALVLGQTHWLTMRTTTLFPESIAAIIGALLLFVLPISWRARRFTMTWEEASNIDWGIILLFGGGLAMGGLADSTGLADSFGRWVVSYVPGAGSAGLTIVFTAVAILMSEAASNTAAATVVVPTAIAVAVAAGVSPLEPALGATLGASMGFMMPISTPPNAIVYSSGYIPIGTMMRYGVVLDVVGFVVIVAAVLGFGWVVR encoded by the coding sequence GTGAGGCAATTTCACAAGGCATCGGAGGTCGGCGAATCATTTTCCCCGGCAGAGGAACAGTTCAACCGTCGTCGCCGCACCTTCGGCTTGTTTGCGGGGCCGGCGTTATGCCTGGGAATCCTGCTCCTGCCCACGCCAGGACTATCCGACAACGCGCACAAGCTGAGCGCGATCCTGGCGTTGATGGTGACGTTGTGGATGACGGAGGCCATTCCGCTGGCCGCCACAGCGCTCTTGGGCCCGACGCTGGCGGTGCTGTTCGGCATCGCCAACGCGAGAACGGCGTTCGCTTCATTCGCCGACCCGATTATTTTTCTCTTCATCGGCAGCTTCATCCTGGCCGAGGGCATGTTTGTGCATCGGCTCGATCGGCGCATGGCGTTTTCAGCGCTGGCTTCACCGTGGATCGGGAGCAGCGCCCTGCGCCTGGTCGTGGTTTACGCCACCGTTGCTGCCGTGCTTTCGGCCTGGATGAGCAACACCGCGACCACCGCGATGCTGTTTCCTCTGGGGATGGCCGTTCTCGTCGAACTGGGCCGCGGTCGGTCGCACGACCCGGCTTTTCAACGGTTCGCGATGACGATGATGCTGGTCACGTCGTTTGCGGCGTCCATTGGCGGGATGGCGACGCCAGTTGGCACACCCCCGAACCTGATCGGCAAGGGGTTGCTGCTCAAGAACGCCGGCATTGATATCTCCTTCGCCGGTTGGATGGCCCTGGGTGTGCCGCTCGTCATTGTGATGATGGGCACGCTGGTGGCGTGGATGCTGTATCCCGCGGCACGGCACGTGCGCCTGAGTGAGACGGCGACGGCGTCGGTCCGCGAAGAACTGCGCAAGCTGGGCTCCATGCAGGTCGGCGAGCGGAATGTGGTGCTGGCGTTTGCGGTCACGGTGTTGTTGTGGACCCTGCCCGGCATGCTGGCACTGGTGCTGGGCCAGACCCACTGGCTGACCATGCGCACCACTACGCTGTTTCCCGAGTCCATCGCCGCCATCATTGGCGCGCTGTTGCTGTTTGTGCTGCCGATTAGCTGGCGCGCCCGGCGGTTCACGATGACGTGGGAGGAGGCGTCGAACATCGACTGGGGCATCATCCTGCTGTTCGGCGGCGGCCTGGCGATGGGCGGACTGGCCGACTCTACGGGACTGGCCGACAGTTTCGGCCGGTGGGTGGTCAGCTACGTTCCGGGCGCCGGCAGTGCGGGGTTGACGATTGTATTCACCGCCGTCGCCATCCTGATGTCGGAAGCGGCCTCAAACACGGCTGCCGCCACGGTGGTGGTGCCGACGGCGATCGCGGTGGCGGTGGCGGCGGGCGTTTCGCCCCTTGAGCCGGCGCTTGGGGCCACACTTGGTGCGAGCATGGGATTCATGATGCCCATCTCCACGCCGCCCAACGCGATTGTGTACAGCAGCGGCTACATCCCGATCGGCACCATGATGCGCTACGGCGTCGTGCTCGACGTTGTCGGATTTGTGGTGATCGTCGCTGCTGTGCTCGGGTTCGGGTGGGTCGTCAGATAA
- the metG gene encoding methionine--tRNA ligase, with protein sequence MSRFYLTTAIDYVNNRPHLGTAYEKIAADVIARYHRLAGDDVRFVMGNDEHSQNVFRRSTEAGLDPLAYCDRMEGEFRTVWAGLNISFDDFIRTTQPRHKAAVQAMVQHAFASGDIYEGLYEGWYCVSCEEFKPDKGLIEGQCPVHRTTPDWIKEKNYFFRLSKYRDALLEHYAAHPDFVAPESRRNEMLRLLEGGLEDISVSRAGQAWGIPLPFAPENVVYVWYDALINYAAAVGYGTDPAMFDQWWAQTGEPIRHVVHLVGKDITRFHCVVWPAMLMSAGLPLPTQIFGHGWVLFKGEKMSKSLGTVVDPLDAVGKFGPDPLRLFLSKEIVFGNDGDFSWDRFEEKYNADLANNLGNLVSRVTAMADRYRQGHLRATPMAPHLAAAGLEAETRWKQAFDELAIDVACAAVFQFVDRINEYIATEAPWKLAKAGDNAALDTVLWNATEALRVAAVMLSPVMPAACDEIRRRVGDASTGAHVLWAQDGQWRESGERFVVSGAALWPRLEPKEKSVSEEIKPAIGQPAVSQADGTGAEPAPAPAPQPPASQWPLESRISIEDFMKVDLRVARILTAERVPNSKKLVKLTIDLGSEQRTLVAGIAEAYEADALVGRTVAIVANLKPAKLMGIESNGMILAASPDGGKPMLVAFDQAPAPGTRIR encoded by the coding sequence ATGTCCCGTTTCTACCTCACCACCGCCATCGACTACGTCAACAACCGGCCCCACCTGGGCACGGCGTACGAAAAGATTGCCGCCGACGTGATCGCCCGGTACCACCGGCTGGCCGGCGACGACGTGCGGTTCGTGATGGGTAATGACGAACACTCCCAGAACGTGTTTCGACGGTCCACCGAGGCCGGACTCGATCCGCTGGCCTACTGCGACCGGATGGAAGGCGAGTTCCGCACGGTGTGGGCGGGGCTCAATATCTCGTTCGACGATTTCATCCGCACCACCCAGCCGCGGCACAAGGCCGCAGTGCAGGCGATGGTGCAGCACGCGTTCGCGAGCGGCGATATCTACGAAGGCCTGTACGAGGGCTGGTATTGCGTCTCCTGCGAGGAATTCAAACCCGACAAGGGATTGATCGAGGGCCAGTGCCCCGTGCATCGCACCACACCGGACTGGATCAAGGAGAAGAACTACTTCTTCCGCCTGTCGAAATACCGTGACGCCCTGCTTGAGCACTACGCGGCACATCCAGACTTTGTGGCCCCCGAATCGCGGCGCAACGAAATGCTGCGGCTGCTCGAGGGCGGCCTCGAAGACATCTCCGTCAGCCGCGCAGGGCAGGCGTGGGGCATTCCGCTGCCGTTTGCACCTGAGAACGTGGTGTACGTCTGGTACGACGCGCTGATCAACTATGCCGCGGCCGTCGGTTACGGCACCGATCCGGCGATGTTCGACCAGTGGTGGGCGCAGACCGGCGAACCCATCCGGCACGTCGTGCATCTGGTGGGCAAAGACATCACGCGGTTTCATTGCGTGGTCTGGCCGGCGATGCTGATGAGCGCGGGCCTGCCGCTGCCCACCCAGATCTTCGGCCACGGCTGGGTGCTGTTCAAAGGCGAGAAGATGAGCAAGTCGCTGGGCACGGTGGTGGACCCGCTCGACGCGGTGGGGAAGTTCGGTCCCGACCCGTTGCGGCTGTTCCTGTCGAAGGAAATTGTCTTCGGCAACGACGGTGACTTTTCGTGGGACCGGTTCGAAGAGAAGTACAACGCAGACCTGGCAAACAACCTTGGCAACCTCGTCAGCCGCGTGACGGCCATGGCCGATCGGTACCGGCAAGGACATCTGCGCGCAACACCGATGGCGCCACACCTGGCGGCCGCAGGCCTTGAGGCCGAGACTCGGTGGAAGCAGGCGTTTGACGAACTGGCTATCGATGTGGCGTGCGCGGCTGTTTTCCAGTTCGTGGATCGCATCAACGAATACATCGCGACCGAAGCCCCGTGGAAGCTGGCCAAGGCCGGCGACAACGCCGCGCTGGACACGGTGTTGTGGAATGCCACCGAGGCCCTGCGCGTGGCCGCGGTGATGTTATCGCCGGTGATGCCCGCGGCCTGCGATGAGATTCGCCGGCGCGTCGGTGATGCGTCAACTGGAGCCCACGTGCTGTGGGCACAAGATGGCCAGTGGCGGGAGAGCGGCGAGCGGTTCGTCGTATCCGGCGCCGCGTTGTGGCCGCGTTTGGAACCAAAGGAGAAGTCCGTGTCAGAAGAAATCAAGCCAGCGATCGGTCAGCCCGCCGTGTCACAAGCCGACGGCACCGGAGCCGAACCCGCACCGGCGCCGGCCCCTCAGCCGCCCGCGTCGCAGTGGCCGCTCGAGTCACGCATTTCGATTGAAGACTTCATGAAAGTCGATCTGCGCGTGGCAAGAATCCTCACGGCCGAGCGCGTGCCGAACTCCAAGAAGCTGGTCAAGCTGACGATTGACCTCGGCTCTGAACAGCGCACGCTCGTGGCAGGCATTGCAGAAGCCTACGAAGCGGACGCCCTCGTCGGCCGCACCGTCGCCATCGTCGCCAACTTGAAGCCCGCCAAACTGATGGGTATCGAGTCCAACGGCATGATCCTGGCGGCAAGCCCCGACGGCGGCAAGCCCATGCTGGTGGCGTTTGACCAGGCCCCGGCACCCGGAACCCGGATCCGGTAG
- a CDS encoding polyprenyl synthetase family protein, translated as MNPSATSVPDLGAIFEPVREALGRVEQEFARHLESKVDLIPQMGRYIQMSGGKRVRPAVLLLSARMCGYTGDRDVLNAAVVEFIHTATLVHDDIIDEAETRRGRLAAHSRWGNDVTVLLGDYLYIRSMAMALTQDSLEVVRLLCEVTLRMIEGELYQLTKMGDGAITEDEHLEIIRRKTAYLFSGCAEIGGVLGNCTPAQRIALREYGFNLGIAFQIVDDVLDYTSDEAVLGKPIGGDLREGKVTLPIILLQQRTGPDVAELIQRVVTERQVTPEAWQTIKGLLATHGAVDAAYERAVTFAHAARTHLLDAFPSSVERDGLASLADYVLQRDR; from the coding sequence GTGAACCCTTCTGCCACATCCGTCCCGGATCTCGGCGCGATCTTCGAACCGGTGCGCGAGGCCCTGGGGCGCGTTGAACAGGAGTTCGCGCGCCACCTCGAGTCCAAAGTCGATCTGATCCCGCAGATGGGCCGCTACATCCAGATGAGCGGCGGCAAGCGGGTGCGGCCAGCCGTACTGCTGCTGTCGGCGCGCATGTGCGGGTACACCGGAGACCGCGACGTGTTGAACGCCGCCGTCGTGGAGTTCATCCACACCGCCACGCTGGTGCACGACGACATCATCGACGAGGCCGAAACGCGCCGTGGGCGCCTCGCCGCGCACTCGCGATGGGGCAATGACGTCACGGTACTGCTGGGCGACTACCTGTACATCCGCTCCATGGCGATGGCCCTGACCCAGGATTCGCTCGAGGTGGTGCGGTTGCTGTGCGAAGTCACGCTGCGCATGATCGAAGGCGAGCTCTACCAGTTGACGAAGATGGGCGACGGCGCCATCACCGAAGACGAGCATCTGGAGATCATTCGCCGCAAGACGGCCTACCTGTTCTCAGGTTGCGCGGAAATTGGCGGCGTGCTCGGCAATTGCACGCCGGCGCAGCGCATCGCCCTGCGGGAGTACGGCTTTAATCTCGGCATCGCGTTCCAGATTGTGGACGACGTGCTGGACTACACGTCCGACGAAGCGGTGCTGGGCAAGCCCATCGGCGGCGATCTGCGCGAAGGCAAAGTCACCCTGCCCATCATCCTGCTGCAGCAGCGCACCGGCCCCGATGTGGCCGAACTGATTCAGCGCGTGGTCACCGAACGCCAGGTCACTCCCGAGGCGTGGCAGACGATTAAAGGGCTGCTGGCGACCCACGGCGCCGTGGACGCGGCGTATGAGCGTGCCGTGACCTTTGCGCACGCAGCGCGTACCCACCTCCTCGACGCCTTCCCGTCGTCGGTCGAACGTGACGGTTTGGCGTCGCTTGCCGACTACGTGCTGCAGCGCGACCGGTAG
- a CDS encoding methyltransferase domain-containing protein, which translates to MNERVREYWNTHIHDLEISTHAPGSPGFFSDLDQYHFEKLHHLLDLVHFDEWKGRDVLDVGCGAGVEVVRFARAGARVTGVDIAQSAITLARQNLEQQGLSARLDVVDGEHLPYADASFDLVFAHGVVQYTGDDRRMVAEIHRVLRPGGLAIFQGYNRLSWLNALSKVMKTPLEHEDAPVLKRYSAAEFSDLLKPFSKVDLVFERFPVKSRLHKGWKGLAFNTFFVGTFNALPRSWVRRYGWHLLAFCRKGAA; encoded by the coding sequence ATGAACGAACGCGTCCGCGAGTACTGGAACACCCACATCCACGATCTTGAGATTTCCACCCATGCTCCGGGGAGCCCGGGATTCTTCTCCGATCTCGACCAGTATCACTTCGAGAAACTGCATCACCTTCTGGACCTCGTCCACTTTGACGAGTGGAAAGGCCGGGACGTGCTTGACGTCGGGTGCGGCGCGGGCGTCGAGGTGGTGCGATTCGCCCGGGCCGGCGCGCGCGTCACCGGGGTGGACATCGCGCAAAGTGCCATCACCCTGGCCCGCCAGAATCTCGAACAGCAGGGATTGTCAGCTCGGCTGGATGTGGTCGATGGTGAACATCTGCCGTATGCCGATGCGTCGTTTGATCTCGTGTTCGCCCACGGAGTGGTGCAGTACACCGGCGACGACCGGCGGATGGTGGCAGAAATCCACCGAGTGCTTCGCCCCGGTGGGCTGGCGATCTTCCAGGGCTACAACCGACTCTCGTGGCTCAATGCGCTTTCGAAGGTCATGAAGACTCCGCTTGAGCATGAGGACGCACCGGTGCTCAAGCGCTATTCGGCGGCCGAGTTCAGCGACTTGTTGAAACCCTTTTCGAAGGTGGATCTCGTCTTTGAGCGGTTCCCCGTGAAGTCGCGGCTCCACAAGGGCTGGAAGGGACTCGCGTTCAACACGTTCTTCGTTGGCACGTTTAACGCCCTGCCTCGCTCGTGGGTGCGGCGCTACGGATGGCACCTGCTCGCGTTTTGCCGAAAGGGCGCTGCGTAG